A stretch of the Prochlorococcus marinus str. MIT 0918 genome encodes the following:
- a CDS encoding ribulose bisphosphate carboxylase small subunit, which yields MPFQSTVGDYQTVATLETFGFLPPMTQDEIYDQIAYIIAQGWSPVIEHVHPSGSMQSYWSYWKLPFFGEKDLNVVVNELEACHRAYPDHHVRMVGYDAYTQSQGTAFVVFEGR from the coding sequence ATGCCTTTCCAGAGCACAGTTGGTGACTATCAAACAGTTGCCACCCTGGAGACTTTCGGCTTCTTGCCGCCGATGACCCAGGACGAAATTTACGATCAAATTGCTTACATCATTGCCCAGGGCTGGAGCCCTGTCATCGAGCATGTTCATCCAAGTGGTTCCATGCAGTCCTATTGGTCTTATTGGAAACTACCTTTTTTCGGAGAGAAGGATCTGAACGTAGTTGTTAATGAACTTGAAGCGTGCCATCGTGCATACCCTGACCACCATGTACGAATGGTCGGCTATGACGCTTATACACAAAGTCAAGGTACAGCTTTCGTAGTTTTCGAAGGCCGCTGA
- a CDS encoding CsoS2 family carboxysome shell protein: MASQSSRELALERRKALSTGGKKSSGLSSSSPNRVRSASDVGVTRTNKSFVKSSKNQISAAQKVHSKTSISVPSTNSHSKRMNPRPISNPSRELVLARREALSLRGKTADKSKDRTRVDVEKNASEESSKVFSVNTQVEACCEPCAEEKARQSAAENSSNLTFNISKATTTRRNSSPKRRAIENPSRSLVLARREALSKHGKSASIQPTTPAAVARQGNPDLSSREISQRVRELRSKSGATGQKRSCGTRPCGPNKNGSKEAALAADAHWKVGVSETSSGQIVTGTQANRSIKTTGNEASTCRSVTGTQYLGADTIDTFCQSPPIISQPSKVAITNTSHGNQVTGNEVGRSEKVTGDEPGTCKTLTGTEYISANQAASYCGGVKPSPRKVGQSLTQEGRKVSGVMVGRSASVTGDEAGSDKSLTGDQYLGSDPLPEGRPANKVGTFNTLNGSFVTGTGIGRATSVTGDEAGSCKNVTGDEYLGSQQYESFCGGAPAPEARKVGLSLTNKAQSVSGTMTGRSSLVTGDEPGTCKAVTGTPYTGLEQSAQLCGSSSIDEIQQRTPRRIGTPASPMTGLQPGIGGVMTGADKGACEPLTGTPYVGADQLVKACGERAPDGSGDYKDSESSSFGNRFTVTSPARSAQLDRDTASGVTGTRYEKTTNITGPFDMAPNKVTGTEQFRFDNKKSLMAPSNEQSKESLSQLNESSARPQSRITGEGQSSGLNITGDDWARGERVTGTEGASATRRNPSRPGPMSAMPASDLKRNEELAKPDLLITGSSGNTGEGQLVTFSGGARG; this comes from the coding sequence ATGGCATCACAATCTAGTAGAGAACTTGCACTTGAGCGTCGTAAGGCTCTTAGTACCGGAGGTAAAAAGTCCTCTGGACTGAGCTCCTCAAGTCCTAATCGCGTTAGATCTGCATCTGATGTAGGCGTAACAAGGACTAATAAATCCTTTGTTAAGTCAAGTAAAAACCAGATAAGTGCAGCCCAAAAAGTGCATTCAAAAACATCTATTTCTGTGCCTTCAACAAACAGTCATTCTAAAAGAATGAATCCTCGGCCAATAAGTAATCCTAGTAGAGAGTTGGTGCTTGCTCGACGAGAGGCTCTATCTCTGCGTGGTAAGACAGCAGATAAGAGTAAAGACAGAACAAGAGTTGATGTTGAGAAAAATGCTTCAGAAGAATCTTCAAAAGTATTTTCAGTTAATACTCAAGTTGAAGCTTGTTGCGAACCTTGTGCGGAAGAAAAAGCACGTCAGTCAGCAGCTGAAAACTCTAGTAATTTAACTTTTAATATTTCTAAAGCCACTACTACTCGACGTAACTCCAGCCCTAAAAGAAGAGCAATAGAAAATCCAAGTAGATCACTTGTTTTGGCTAGACGCGAGGCATTGTCAAAGCATGGGAAATCAGCCTCAATTCAACCGACTACTCCTGCCGCAGTAGCTCGTCAAGGTAATCCAGATTTATCTAGTCGGGAAATTTCTCAACGTGTTAGAGAGCTGAGGAGTAAAAGTGGAGCTACAGGTCAGAAAAGATCATGTGGAACAAGACCCTGTGGACCAAATAAAAATGGTTCTAAAGAAGCAGCGCTTGCAGCAGATGCTCATTGGAAAGTAGGAGTAAGTGAGACTTCCTCTGGTCAGATAGTTACTGGTACTCAGGCTAATAGATCAATTAAAACTACTGGTAATGAGGCTAGTACTTGTAGATCGGTTACTGGTACTCAATACCTTGGAGCAGATACGATTGATACTTTCTGCCAGTCTCCTCCAATTATTTCTCAACCATCTAAAGTTGCCATAACTAACACCTCTCATGGCAATCAGGTTACTGGTAATGAAGTGGGCCGCTCCGAGAAAGTGACAGGAGATGAGCCTGGTACTTGTAAAACCCTTACTGGTACTGAGTATATTTCGGCAAACCAAGCAGCCTCTTATTGTGGTGGAGTTAAACCTTCACCAAGAAAAGTTGGACAAAGTCTTACACAGGAAGGTCGGAAAGTTAGTGGAGTTATGGTTGGTCGATCAGCTAGTGTTACAGGAGATGAGGCTGGATCTGATAAGTCTCTTACTGGTGATCAATACCTTGGATCTGACCCTTTGCCAGAAGGTAGGCCAGCCAATAAAGTAGGTACTTTTAATACACTTAATGGATCCTTTGTCACCGGTACTGGAATTGGACGTGCCACTAGCGTTACTGGTGACGAGGCTGGAAGCTGTAAGAATGTAACTGGTGATGAATATTTAGGCTCTCAGCAATATGAGTCTTTTTGCGGCGGCGCACCTGCACCTGAAGCAAGAAAAGTTGGTTTAAGTCTTACTAATAAAGCCCAATCTGTTAGTGGAACTATGACAGGAAGATCTTCTTTGGTTACGGGAGATGAGCCTGGAACATGCAAAGCTGTCACAGGGACTCCATACACTGGATTGGAACAATCTGCTCAATTATGCGGTAGTAGTTCAATAGATGAAATTCAACAGAGAACACCTCGAAGGATTGGCACTCCTGCTTCTCCTATGACAGGACTTCAGCCAGGAATTGGTGGTGTTATGACAGGAGCAGATAAAGGTGCGTGTGAACCACTTACTGGTACTCCTTATGTAGGAGCTGACCAATTAGTTAAAGCTTGTGGAGAAAGAGCTCCAGATGGAAGTGGAGATTATAAGGATTCAGAATCTTCAAGTTTTGGTAATCGATTTACGGTCACATCTCCAGCGAGATCTGCCCAATTAGATCGTGACACAGCCTCAGGAGTAACAGGTACTAGATATGAAAAAACTACCAATATAACAGGTCCTTTTGATATGGCTCCTAATAAGGTTACTGGTACTGAGCAATTTAGGTTTGATAATAAGAAATCTTTAATGGCTCCTTCTAATGAGCAATCCAAAGAGTCTTTGTCTCAGCTTAATGAGTCATCTGCAAGGCCACAATCAAGAATTACGGGTGAAGGGCAATCCTC